The following are from one region of the Sandaracinus amylolyticus genome:
- a CDS encoding alkaline phosphatase family protein — translation MHRRRFLQAGAAALATPLLPACEGEARPAAIACDGGILPNPECSGIDHIVVAMMENRSFDHMLGWVPGADGIQNGATYRDVNGDAIPAYRLSPDYQGCGLDDPPHGYEDGRACVNGGAMDGFLHAAAVGDIFPVGYYTAEDLPFYAACAEHFTICDRYHTGILSSTQPNRMYMHCGQTDRITTGSTIRFSELPTVWDAADAAGVSSRYYFSNLPYTALWGAKHLRRSRNISAFEQDAAAGTLASISYVDPFFYQGGRDDVCNDDHPFADVRNGQRFLKRIYDALRASPQWDRTLLVINYDEWGGFFDHVVPPFMPVSDEERDVVGNDGQLGIRVPCVLIGPRVKRGHVESTLFEPNSILKFMEWRWGLAPLGVRSAVTNNLALALDFDSAPRVDAPEIEVPPNDPETRICEDEVAPAMMAAKPESAMSDSMAAHAREVLALQALARSHGFTW, via the coding sequence ATGCATCGACGTCGCTTTCTTCAGGCGGGGGCTGCGGCTCTCGCAACTCCACTTCTCCCTGCGTGTGAGGGGGAGGCTCGGCCCGCTGCGATTGCCTGCGACGGCGGGATCCTGCCCAATCCGGAGTGCTCTGGGATCGACCACATCGTCGTCGCGATGATGGAGAATCGCTCCTTCGATCACATGCTCGGCTGGGTGCCCGGGGCGGACGGAATCCAGAACGGCGCCACGTATCGAGACGTCAACGGCGACGCCATCCCCGCATACCGCCTCAGCCCCGACTATCAAGGCTGCGGTCTCGATGATCCGCCGCACGGATACGAGGACGGGCGTGCGTGCGTGAACGGCGGAGCGATGGACGGCTTCCTCCACGCTGCGGCCGTCGGCGACATCTTCCCGGTCGGCTACTACACGGCGGAAGATCTACCGTTCTACGCGGCCTGCGCAGAGCACTTCACGATCTGCGATCGCTATCACACCGGGATTCTCTCCTCGACGCAGCCGAACCGCATGTACATGCATTGCGGCCAAACCGATCGCATCACGACGGGGTCGACGATTCGGTTTTCGGAGCTTCCGACCGTCTGGGACGCAGCGGACGCGGCCGGCGTGAGCTCTCGTTACTATTTCAGCAACCTGCCGTACACGGCGCTCTGGGGTGCCAAGCACCTGCGACGCTCGCGCAACATCAGCGCGTTCGAGCAGGACGCCGCGGCAGGGACGCTGGCGAGCATCAGCTACGTCGATCCGTTTTTCTATCAAGGCGGCCGCGACGACGTCTGCAACGACGATCATCCGTTCGCCGACGTGCGCAACGGTCAGAGATTCCTCAAGCGGATCTACGATGCGCTCCGCGCGTCGCCGCAATGGGATCGCACGCTGCTCGTCATCAATTACGACGAGTGGGGCGGTTTCTTCGACCATGTCGTGCCGCCCTTCATGCCGGTCTCGGACGAAGAGCGCGACGTCGTGGGGAACGACGGGCAGCTCGGGATCCGCGTGCCTTGTGTCCTCATCGGCCCTCGCGTGAAGCGGGGGCACGTCGAGAGCACGCTCTTCGAGCCCAACTCGATTCTGAAATTCATGGAGTGGCGTTGGGGGCTCGCGCCTCTCGGTGTCCGGTCAGCGGTCACGAACAACCTGGCGCTCGCGCTCGACTTCGACAGCGCTCCGCGGGTCGACGCCCCGGAGATCGAAGTGCCACCGAACGATCCCGAGACGCGAATCTGCGAGGACGAGGTCGCCCCCGCGATGATGGCCGCGAAGCCCGAGAGCGCGATGAGCGACAGCATGGCTGCGCACGCACGCGAGGTCCTCGCGTTGCAGGCGCTCGCACGCAGTCACGGCTTTACCTGGTAG
- a CDS encoding RCC1 domain-containing protein, producing the protein MSSRPISLDFDTPSPLVELDGWHALLADGSVLRASFGVTMDASGSTRSVPVLARIALDPVDALATGGGGACARLASDSTLRCWGPNTSGELGDGTVMPRSGPVAVVDLGRVRTFDVGYRHACAVTPSGEVRCWGLNDTGQLGDGTVVPRTRPVRVTAPPLR; encoded by the coding sequence GTGTCGTCGCGACCGATTTCGCTCGATTTCGACACTCCGAGCCCCCTCGTCGAACTCGATGGATGGCATGCCCTGCTCGCCGATGGCAGCGTCCTGCGTGCGTCGTTCGGGGTGACGATGGACGCCTCAGGATCTACGCGGAGCGTGCCCGTGCTCGCTCGGATCGCACTGGATCCGGTTGACGCCTTGGCCACCGGCGGCGGAGGCGCTTGCGCCCGTCTGGCGAGTGACTCGACGCTCCGATGCTGGGGACCGAACACTTCGGGCGAGCTCGGCGACGGGACCGTGATGCCGCGCAGCGGACCTGTTGCCGTTGTCGACCTCGGTCGCGTGCGCACCTTCGACGTGGGGTATCGCCATGCCTGCGCCGTCACTCCCTCCGGCGAGGTCCGGTGCTGGGGTCTCAACGACACGGGGCAACTCGGTGACGGCACGGTGGTGCCCCGCACACGACCCGTCCGCGTGACGGCGCCGCCACTTCGCTGA
- a CDS encoding glycoside hydrolase family 43 protein: MDAGEADAGPPPAPCSTRITYGSAWIRGERTTDFDVVRADVRWDGVCTNEGSNSYAVLSNGWRPYFTGHNACVIALDHTGCPNTDAACTTRITYGESWIAPAGRTSRTDRVTGRVTWNGGCRNRGAESYATLSNGWTPTFRGNNACNIGFAYSECGGLYTNAVITSCADPGVMEVDGTYYASCTGGGPSGGAFALFTSRDLVHWESIGRIFPAGHVPSWARDRFWAPEPHRVGDHYVTYFSAGDHSGRMGIGAAYADDPAGPYTDIGAPFIYDARISLIDASYFEDTSGQGYVMWKTDGNAQNEPTVVYAQRVSRDGLTRIGSPVELLRNDLAWEGRVVEGSWIIYHDGYYYLFYSGNAYYNDTYGVGVARATSPLGPYQKRGDPIVSTNDRWIGPGHCSVVEGPSGDWQMVYHAWQAGQVGSGWTRRGMTDPVHFADGWPVLREVPSTRSIPLP, encoded by the coding sequence TTGGACGCTGGCGAGGCGGACGCCGGGCCGCCACCCGCACCGTGCTCGACGCGCATCACCTACGGCTCCGCCTGGATCCGCGGCGAGCGCACCACCGACTTCGACGTGGTGAGGGCAGACGTGCGCTGGGACGGAGTCTGCACCAACGAAGGAAGCAACTCGTATGCGGTGCTCTCCAACGGCTGGAGGCCGTACTTCACGGGACACAACGCCTGCGTGATCGCGCTCGATCACACCGGCTGTCCGAACACCGACGCCGCGTGCACCACGCGCATCACGTACGGCGAGAGCTGGATTGCCCCGGCGGGCAGAACGAGCCGCACCGATCGCGTGACCGGGCGCGTCACGTGGAACGGCGGCTGCCGCAACCGCGGCGCGGAGTCTTACGCCACGCTCTCCAACGGATGGACTCCGACCTTCCGCGGAAACAACGCCTGCAACATTGGCTTCGCCTACTCCGAGTGCGGCGGGCTCTACACCAACGCGGTCATCACGAGCTGCGCCGACCCGGGTGTCATGGAGGTCGACGGCACGTACTACGCGTCGTGCACGGGCGGAGGCCCGAGCGGCGGCGCCTTCGCACTCTTCACCTCGCGGGACCTCGTCCACTGGGAGAGCATCGGCCGCATCTTTCCGGCGGGTCACGTGCCGAGCTGGGCCAGAGACCGCTTCTGGGCGCCGGAGCCGCATCGCGTGGGCGACCACTACGTCACCTACTTCAGTGCCGGCGATCACAGCGGTCGCATGGGCATCGGCGCCGCGTATGCCGACGACCCGGCCGGGCCCTACACCGACATCGGCGCGCCTTTCATCTACGACGCGCGCATCAGCCTCATCGATGCTTCGTACTTCGAGGACACGAGTGGCCAGGGCTACGTGATGTGGAAGACCGACGGCAACGCGCAGAACGAGCCGACGGTCGTCTACGCCCAGCGCGTCAGTCGCGACGGGCTCACTCGCATCGGCAGTCCTGTCGAGCTCCTGCGCAACGACCTCGCGTGGGAAGGTCGCGTCGTCGAGGGCTCGTGGATCATCTACCACGACGGCTACTACTATCTCTTCTACAGCGGCAACGCCTATTACAACGACACCTACGGCGTCGGTGTGGCGCGCGCGACCTCACCGCTCGGCCCCTATCAGAAGCGGGGCGATCCAATCGTCTCCACGAACGACCGCTGGATCGGTCCGGGGCACTGCTCCGTCGTCGAGGGCCCGTCCGGCGACTGGCAGATGGTCTATCACGCGTGGCAGGCGGGCCAGGTCGGCAGCGGCTGGACGCGGCGCGGCATGACCGATCCCGTGCACTTCGCCGACGGCTGGCCCGTCCTGCGCGAGGTGCCGTCCACGCGCTCCATTCCGCTGCCCTGA
- a CDS encoding serine/threonine-protein kinase has product MQPATGPAQARRLRQRQGALRRETRLSPRLAHDAVVAYLDRGEHLSTAFLVMELAIGSLRDRLDALGRLAVADAIAVAQRIAGGLAWIHSQNCVHRDIKPANILETRRGWVLGDMGIVKWGDMNPSFTGAGTITKTAVQLGSWYYMAPEQYESPHDATPASDVYAFGVTLIEMMVGQPPTPSVVAAGRVPPPSGHAAIDAMIRRMTAFDPGERPSVAEVQRTLGDAVRATANG; this is encoded by the coding sequence GTGCAGCCCGCGACCGGACCTGCTCAAGCCCGACGTCTTCGACAACGTCAAGGAGCGCTTCGGAGAGAGACTCGCCTCAGCCCGCGGCTCGCGCATGACGCGGTCGTGGCGTACCTCGACCGCGGCGAGCACCTGAGTACCGCGTTCCTCGTGATGGAGCTCGCGATCGGTTCGCTTCGCGATCGCCTGGACGCCTTGGGCCGACTGGCGGTGGCTGATGCGATCGCGGTCGCCCAGCGGATCGCCGGAGGGCTCGCGTGGATCCACTCCCAGAACTGCGTCCACCGCGACATCAAGCCCGCGAACATCCTGGAGACGCGCAGAGGCTGGGTCCTTGGGGACATGGGCATCGTGAAGTGGGGAGACATGAACCCCAGCTTCACGGGCGCCGGAACCATCACCAAGACCGCGGTCCAGCTCGGCTCCTGGTACTATATGGCGCCCGAGCAGTACGAGTCGCCCCACGACGCGACGCCCGCGAGCGACGTCTACGCATTCGGTGTGACTCTCATCGAGATGATGGTCGGCCAACCGCCGACGCCCAGTGTCGTGGCCGCGGGGCGTGTGCCTCCGCCCTCAGGTCACGCTGCCATCGACGCGATGATTCGGCGGATGACCGCGTTCGATCCCGGCGAGCGGCCCTCGGTCGCTGAGGTACAGCGCACGCTCGGGGACGCCGTGCGGGCAACCGCGAACGGCTGA
- a CDS encoding ATP-binding protein: MSSNHPALRLGQRRTVDGRTDLGTFELPTHDLLTHAVIVGSTGSGKTGLVTVLVEEALGAGIPVLVIDVKGDLPNLSLSFPSLDPALVTPWIEPARGDADGIADPPVVDEAIARHVRELAAWSIGEAELASYAARTFVRIVTPGTRAGEELHLLSALERPSPRWQSDPDSARGALAGAISLVLRLAGREGDPSRSREHAFLSVLAERRVARGDAAPLEALVPEILDPPIVSIGALEVDQFLGARQRAELAADLNTLIASPTLASWRRGGDLDVARWMEPMDGRTPATIVSVAHLDENERALVLGVILEEVLSWVRTLPGTSRLRALVVMDEVYGLVPPHPSSPPTKRPIVSLFKQARAYGVGCVLATQNPMDLDYRALSNAGTWMLGRLPTDADRQRVMDALGEDKKKSALSAIVKKLGPRWFVARDAKGSDVALLHPRWAMSLLRGPMTPREIRRACERGA; this comes from the coding sequence ATGTCCAGCAACCACCCGGCGCTCCGCCTCGGTCAGCGTCGCACCGTCGATGGTCGCACCGACCTCGGCACGTTCGAGCTGCCCACCCACGACCTCCTCACGCACGCGGTGATCGTCGGCTCGACCGGCAGCGGCAAGACGGGCCTGGTCACGGTGCTCGTCGAGGAGGCGCTCGGCGCCGGCATTCCGGTGCTCGTGATCGACGTGAAGGGCGATCTCCCGAACCTCTCGCTCTCGTTCCCGTCGCTCGATCCCGCGCTGGTCACGCCGTGGATCGAGCCCGCTCGCGGCGATGCCGACGGCATCGCCGATCCGCCGGTCGTCGACGAGGCGATCGCGCGTCACGTCCGCGAGCTCGCGGCGTGGTCGATCGGCGAGGCCGAGCTCGCCTCGTACGCAGCGCGCACCTTCGTCCGCATCGTCACGCCGGGCACACGCGCGGGCGAGGAGCTGCATCTGCTCTCGGCGCTCGAGCGCCCTTCACCGCGCTGGCAGAGCGATCCCGACTCGGCGCGCGGCGCGCTCGCGGGCGCGATCTCGCTGGTGCTCCGCCTCGCAGGGCGCGAGGGCGATCCGTCGCGCAGCCGCGAGCACGCGTTCCTCTCGGTGCTCGCCGAGCGGCGCGTCGCGCGTGGCGATGCCGCGCCGCTCGAGGCGCTGGTCCCCGAGATCCTCGATCCGCCGATCGTGTCGATCGGCGCGCTCGAGGTCGATCAGTTCCTCGGTGCGCGCCAGCGCGCGGAGCTCGCGGCGGATCTCAACACGCTGATCGCGTCGCCCACGCTCGCGTCGTGGCGCAGGGGCGGTGACCTCGACGTCGCGCGGTGGATGGAGCCCATGGACGGGCGCACGCCCGCGACGATCGTCAGCGTCGCGCACCTCGACGAGAACGAGCGCGCGCTCGTGCTGGGCGTGATCCTCGAGGAGGTGCTGAGCTGGGTGCGCACGCTGCCGGGCACCTCGCGGCTGCGCGCGCTCGTGGTGATGGACGAGGTCTACGGCCTGGTCCCGCCGCACCCGAGCTCGCCGCCGACCAAGCGACCGATCGTGTCGCTCTTCAAGCAGGCGCGCGCGTATGGCGTCGGCTGCGTGCTCGCGACGCAGAACCCGATGGACCTCGACTACCGCGCGCTCTCGAACGCGGGGACGTGGATGCTCGGTCGTCTGCCCACCGACGCCGATCGCCAGCGCGTGATGGACGCGCTCGGCGAGGACAAGAAGAAGAGCGCGCTCTCGGCGATCGTGAAGAAGCTCGGGCCGCGCTGGTTCGTCGCGCGTGACGCGAAGGGCTCCGACGTCGCGCTGCTGCACCCGCGCTGGGCGATGTCGCTGCTGCGCGGCCCGATGACGCCCCGCGAGATCCGCCGCGCGTGCGAGCGCGGAGCCTGA